CTGGGCATGAGCCGCACGCTCTTCGAGCGCTGGCGGATCGAGCTGTTGCGCCGCTACCACCAGATGCTCGAGCGCGCCCGGAACCTGCAAGATAGCGCCTCGGCAGCGCCCCAGCGCTGGGGAACCACGGGCGCCCTGGCGGTGCTGGCGTTGGTATTGGTATTGAATCTGCGTCGCATCATCCGAGCGTTTCGCTCCATGCGGCTTGCCCGCGCTCCCGCCAGCGCGCCGCAACAGGCCGCCAGCTTGTGGTATCAGCGCATGACGCACTCAGTGGCTCGCCGCGGCTACGCGAAGGCGCCCTCGCAGACGCCTTTCGAGTTCGTCTTCACCATCGACGATCCGTACCTGCGCCAGCGCGTGGAGACTTTCACCCGCGCCTATGAGCGCGCCCGCTTCGCCGATTCGCCCGCGGACGCGGAGCAGCTTCCCCGCCTGTTCGACGAGATCACGACCTCCGCGCGCTAGCCCCAGCGGGCGTTCCGGCCGCCTGCTAAAATAGAAGGATTGCATGCCCGTCCAGACCTCACTAGCAGCCCCCGCAGCGGCCACCCCGCAGCAGCCCGCTAAGCCGACCAAGGTCGGATTCGTGTCGCTCGGCTGCCCCAAGAACCTCGTGGATAGCGAGGTCATGATGGGCCTGCTGGCACACTCCGGCGCCGAGATCACGCCGCGCGCCCAGGATGCGGACGTCATCGTCGTCAACACCTGCTCGTTCATCGAGACGGCGAAGCAGGAATCGGTGAATGCCATCCTCGAGATGGCGGGACATAAGGCTTCCGCGGCGAACCCCACCGGACGCGCGCGCCGCCTCATCGTCGCCGGCTGCATGGTCGAGCGCTATCGCAACGAGATCCAGAAAAACATCCCGGAAGTGGACGCCGTGGTCGGCACCGGTGAGCTGGAGCACATCCTCGCGGCCGCGGGCATCGCAATGCCACCGCCGTCGCCCGGACCATTCAACATCCTCACTTCGCGGGCTGAGGGCACAGCCCGCGAAGCGGCGGGACGTTTCTCGCGCGCGAACTGGGATGGCGCCATCGCCGACCTCCCGAACTACCTCTACGACGAGAACACGCCTCGGCTGCTCGCTACTCCGAAAAGCTCGGCGTACATCAAGATCGCGGAAGGTTGTGACCATCCCTGCGCCTTCTGCATCATCCCGCAACTGCGCGGCAAGTTCCGCTCGCGCCGCTTCGAGTCGGTGGTCGCCGAAGCCGAACGCCTGGTGAAGCAGGGCGTGCGCGAGCTCACCCTCATCGGGCAAGACACCACCTGCTACGGCGAAGACTTCGACCTGAAAGATGGCCTTGCGCTGCTGCTCGAGCGCCTCGCCCACATCCCCGAGCTGCGCTGGGTGCGCTTCTTGTACGCCTATCCCAACAAGATCACGGGCAAGCTGCTGGAGACCATCGCGCGGCACGAGAAGATCTGCTCCTACATCGACGTGCCCCTGCAACACGCCTCCGCCAACGTGCTGAAGAGCATGAAGCGCGGCGCGGGCTCGGACATCTTCCTGAAGTCGATCGCGAAGATGCGCCGCACCATCCCGAACCTGACACTGCGAACCTCCTTCATCGTCGGCTTCCCCGGCGAGACCGAGCGCGACTTCGAAGAACTGTGCGCCTTCGTGCGCGCGGCCGAGTTCGACTGGCTCGGCGTCTTTGGGTATTCCGATGACGAAGGCGCGCAGGCTTACGCCCTCGGCGAGAAGGTCACGCCCCGCGAGATCGAGCGGCGACGCAAGAAGCTGATGACCATCCAGAAGCAGATCTCACGCCGCAAGAAGAAGCAGCTCGTCGGCCGCCAGTTCGACCTGCTGCTCGAAGGCCCGTCGGAGGAGACCGACCTGCTGTGGGAGGGACGCACCCCGATGCACGCGCCCGAGATCGACGGCAAAGTCTTCGTCAACG
This Acidobacteriota bacterium DNA region includes the following protein-coding sequences:
- the rimO gene encoding 30S ribosomal protein S12 methylthiotransferase RimO encodes the protein MPVQTSLAAPAAATPQQPAKPTKVGFVSLGCPKNLVDSEVMMGLLAHSGAEITPRAQDADVIVVNTCSFIETAKQESVNAILEMAGHKASAANPTGRARRLIVAGCMVERYRNEIQKNIPEVDAVVGTGELEHILAAAGIAMPPPSPGPFNILTSRAEGTAREAAGRFSRANWDGAIADLPNYLYDENTPRLLATPKSSAYIKIAEGCDHPCAFCIIPQLRGKFRSRRFESVVAEAERLVKQGVRELTLIGQDTTCYGEDFDLKDGLALLLERLAHIPELRWVRFLYAYPNKITGKLLETIARHEKICSYIDVPLQHASANVLKSMKRGAGSDIFLKSIAKMRRTIPNLTLRTSFIVGFPGETERDFEELCAFVRAAEFDWLGVFGYSDDEGAQAYALGEKVTPREIERRRKKLMTIQKQISRRKKKQLVGRQFDLLLEGPSEETDLLWEGRTPMHAPEIDGKVFVNDFGEHEPESGALYRCEITATHDYDLVARLI